The following is a genomic window from Hypomesus transpacificus isolate Combined female chromosome 14, fHypTra1, whole genome shotgun sequence.
CATTTTCAGATGTCGACACAGAAAGAAACAAGATTACCACCTATATCAGTGCCAGGAAGGCAAGTGAATTACACTATTAGTGCACCAGCCACCAATGCTTGAAGCATTGCAAGCATTAGACTAACAACTAGCCAACGAGTAAGAGGGGTGGGGTAAGATTacgttttcttctctttttcagACAATCGTGTAAGTATCAGCGGGACAGCGGCTCTAGCCAGGGTAAAACACGTTTGACAGCGGAGGAAAGAGGTGCAGCCAAACGCACAGCATCTATTACCAGAGTAATACTACTGCTAGCTGGCAGGCTACCTTGTTTATCTGGCTCAACAAATATACTTATGATATGTCAGTTATCCAGCTCGCCAAGCCTTTTGTACAATATGTGCTTTGAAACAGGATcaatatgtgtttgtttgtgtgtactgtacttgaAAGGTGAACTGGACATCCAGTTACTTATCCACCTGGCCCGCCCACATCGCTTCCCAGTTGGTGCAGAGTGGGCGGACCCATGGGGCAGGGGGCAAGATCAGGAACCACGGGTAAACCACTAGTTTGTCTACCCCTAACAGAACCTTCAACTGACTCCACCAACCTGACCTGAATGAATGCATCATAACACTAATCTGTCTGCACCATCTAACTACAGTCTGTCTGGTTCAGTCACTTGTGCTTGGACTGGACCTGTGTAAGCCATGCACTTTTTAATCTAGCATGTAATCAATAGTCAGACAGATATCCTCGAGGGTTTAGGCTGGTTTGGGTGCAGTTCTAATGGGCATATGTGTAGCCCTCTGTGATATGGCTTCTAAAAAGGGCTATAGAAATACAATTTACACTTACCTCAATGTAGATTATGAATAGGAAAGTATCtgtaaatatgcttttaaaataTAATAACTAGAGTCCTGTTCTGCACCTGTAGATGTGGTGATGAGTTTGGTGGACAGGTGGCAAAGCCAAAGTTTCTCCAGCAGCTAGAGGGCTACTTGAGGAGGGAGCTGCAGGCCATTGACCCTCAGGCACCCCAAGTACAGGAGCGAAAACTACAGGTCCCATGTGCACCACACACCAACCCTCATACAAACCTGTACACCTGTTATCTTGCAACCTTAACGCCTCTGTGCCTATTTAAAATAGGCCTACCGAGAAGTCTTTGACTGCTTCATTGAGGACTTCAAAACATACAAGCCTCTTCTCTCTGCCATTAAGAATGAATACGAGGTTACATTAGGTGGGTCACATTGCTGTGCAGGTATTTGTACTTGGAGACACACTTCAGGCATATAGCTAACATACGGCAGTTATAGCGAGTTAACTTCCTAAAAATAAATCACTTGTTGATTTATCACATGCTGTGTTTACTTGCATGGTACCAGTATAAGACTGTGTGCATGACCAGAATGGTTTATCTTCAGCGTACCTGCGGGACCAGGTGCGTGAGCTGCAGCCGCTGCGAGCCAGGCTGGTGATGGTGTCCGAGGAGTGTGAGAGGAGGATTATGGgtctgagggaggaggagaggtcggAGATCCGAGCTCTGAAACAGGAACGCCTCCGTCTGCAGAAGGTCATGGAGAACATGAAGGAGAAGCATTGTGCCATGCGGGCAGAGGTACGAACACGACCAGACCTTCTGTTCCGCTCCGTACTCTCAGAATGTCTCTGGTTTTGGATAACGCTCTGGCTTGCGCTCTCCTGCTCCAGGTGAGCAGTCTTCAGGATGAATTGGCAGCCCAGTACCTGATGTACCGCGAGGAGAGAGACGCCCGGAAGCTGCTCATCACCAACCTCAGCAGCAcgagctgtggaggggaggagcaggaggcagaCGAGGAGCAGCAAAGTGGTACCCAAATCATCTTTTGAACTCCTCCAAAACATTCAATGAATATTGACATGAATTCATGTCCATCTACGGTGTTTGAATAGCATGTTTTGATAACCTGGTCCAACTGTGGTCTGGTTTGTCAAAATAGGCCTGATGAGAGGCTTTGTGTGTACTTAAATGTGAGAAATGCATTTGAACAAGAGTCACATCAGCGGTGACCCTTGTCTTTCCCTGTGCCAGAGTTGGAGAGTAAGGACCCTGTGCAGGTGGAGCTGTGTCTAAGGGTGTGCAGAGAGGACCtgaccagagcacaggtggAGCTCAACCGTCTGCATGCAGAGTACGGAGACGTGGTCCCTCGGAGAGACTGGGAGtcgctggaacacacacaccatgagagCCTGATAAAAGTACTCATAtacaaacactcatacacaatGTGGTAAACACAGTACATGTTTGTAACCCGGTGTGAATATTATGAATGAATCGAAATGAAATAAGTCTCTAGTAAATCTGCAACTAAAAGCCATTTCATATGGATGAACACGGATACACAGAGATTTAGTTCATGTTACCAAGACAATGGTATGCATGTTGATTTGGACGTTTGAAACGGTTCATGTTTGGTTAAAAGACATGTTGATGAAGTGTTCGTTGGAGGTTAAGTAATTGACGCTGGGTTTCAGGGTTAATATTTTAAGCAATTGATTCTACAAACTCAGGCTCGGCCTACACTTATTGTATTGACACACACGCCCACGGCAGTCCTACTTGAAGTACTGACCAGCACTGTTCTGTATCCTGCTAGGCCATGTAAAGTGCTGAtggtgggtttgttttgctctcCAGATAGAGACTTTGCAAGCAGACTACGAGCAGATGCGTCATGAGTACGACACCCTGCTGGAGCTGCACAGGCAGATGACCTCCGATAGAGATGGCTTGCAGAACGAGCTGGACCGTTTCAGAAAGAGCTCAACTCCCAGGCCGCTCTGGAACAAGTGTGCAggtgacacacatgcacacacacacacacacacaacatcttgCCACCCCTGCCCATGATTTGGTGTTTGCTGAGGGATTGTTACTGCATCGACTTGTGAAATGCAACAGCCTGAAGTTCATCTTGTGCTTATTGTGTGTAGAGGCGGTTGGAGGGGCTGAGCGCTGGGCAGAGCTGAGTCACAACCAATCAAGTCAGAGGAGGCTTGAGATCCTTCTAGAACAACTAGTGGGAAACACATCAGAGCCGAAAGAATTCTTCACTGGACTGGTAAAACCTGCTCTACCCTCAATCCCTTCATACAGTTAGACACACATTTTGGATACATGTGTTCTAGTGTTGGTACATACAGTTCTTCTTATGGATAGGAATCCTACCTCATATAAAAGTCATCTCTGTTCAAACTGCAAGAGGCAGCTTGGTTGTGAGAAGGAGACAGATCTTTTGTGTCAGAGACAGTTTTCAAACGTCTGTTTTGAATCCCTGTGGATGGTGAATATTCGTGAATTCAAATCAAGTGCCAAAATGGGTCTTTTggattcactgtgtgtgtggttgtgttcagGGTGGGGGTGCTGAAGTGCCGGTGTACCTACGCTACGAAGGCAATCTGAAGAACCTGCACCTGCAGAAGGCTGACGTTCACAGAGTCATCAGGGAGGCATGGAAGGAGAAGGTGACTGAGGATGAGAAGGTGAATCATCACGTCCTATTAAACTTGTTACACTAGTCGGCCTTGTTACCGCTGTCATGCATGTTTCCAGCTGAGCTACAGTttcctattgtgtgtgtgggtgtgtgtgtgtgtggatgtgtgtgtgtgtgtgcgtgtgtgtgtgtgtgcgcgcgcagaGTGACAAGAGCAGTGACCTGGGTGAGTTTCTGCACAGGCACCTGGAGAGACAGCATAGGGAGCAAGCAGGAGATTGGGCCTACAGTCTGATGGAATCCTTCCACCAGCACTccaatgatgatgtcatcaaccTGTTCTACCTTATTCTCACGGGGAAGGTGAGAGACACTTTGAGTCATGCCAGAATAATCTCCATGTCATGTTGCATGTTATTTGATAGGTTTTTGGTTTAATTTGCCATGGGTGATTTCTGTGTTACCAGGTGGATGAGAGTGTATACCATGGGCAGACACATCTGCTGTCTAACTTGTTGAAGGTGCTGATTAAGACTGACACCTCCGGGAGCGGGTCACTAACCCTCCAGGAGTTCAGGTAAACATTATCtataaaacacaacacaacgccTGCAAAATACTCTTCACCAATCACGGTAACATGTTCACTCACCGCATGCGATTGATGCGTAACAACAATTTTGCGTCGCTGTAGCATGTTGTGCGCTCTGCTATAGTAGGCAGCTACCCCGTGCTGAGAGCTCTGTGCTGTGTTCCAGGGAGGCCCTGAGGATGGCCTTTCCCCTGAAGACAGACCTGGATGTAGAGGAGATGTTGTCTGTCGCCCAGCAGGAACAGGACAGCAGCAGCATTGGCACTATCAACTACCAGAAGCTCTTAATGGAGGTCTATACACCACCCAGAGTCACAGCGATGCATTATCATGTACACAGTTTCTAACACAAAGTCATTCTGTAAAGTGAAATTCTTGTGACATGGCAAGGGGACAGCTACGAAACCTAACCGATCAAACCCGAATACCCGTCCCTCCAACACAAACAATCTGAAATACGAGTATGTACGTGAGATTCCCCACTGCCCCAAACATGTGTTCTCTGAATCTCCTACCAAACACACTTGTATTTAACCTGGCTTTTCGACATACCTAACCTCTGACTTCTGCATCTCAAGAACCTCACAGCTCCATGTCGGGTTACATAGATGACCTCTGGTGTCCACACTGTGAAAGCGGCCGTGTTGTTTCTCCTCCAGGACTCTGATGGGAAGCACAGAGACTTCCTGACTCTGGTGAGGAGGCAGTCAGAAAGGGAGAAACAGCAGTACGTCAGCCAGCTGAAATCACAGTTAGGGGGCAGAGAGTATGTATATTTCACACACACGACAATCACTTGTTGTCCCACAGCGAGCCTTCAATGTTCATTTCTAAATGCTAATGACTGCAGTGATGTCATTCGTGCTTGTTATTGCCAGGGAGCTGACTGTGGCAGACCTCAGGTCAGCCTTCAGAAGCATTGACCCCTCTCTGGACTCAACTACTCTGGACTGGAACCTGACCATGGCTTTCCAGTGTACCCCTGAGCAGCTAGAGAAGCAGACAGCGCCAGTCGAAACAGAGCAGCTTCTTCAGCGCCTCTTGGTGGCTAACGTCACCAGGGCTGGTGTTCAGACACCACAGGACTGATATTTCCACATTGggctttacacacacaaacacacacacaaacgtgcacTAGACCCCACTGATCAAAACACGGCAGTCTTAGAGAGTAGTTGTAGACAAGCTGGCATAGTGCATCTTCTTTGTAGTCTTCGGACAGCATGTGTGGCAACCTGGGATCCAGTTGTATGTTtttgctgtaatttggtgtcAGTATAAAGCCTTACTTTAACATTAAAATCTTGCATCGCCTGTATCTTTCAAGTTGAATTTGATCATTGAGAATGATGCTCAGGTTTCCTCTGCAGGGGCGCAGGTCCTGTTATGCATGAGTGAGTCATGTCCCACTAGCTTTTAGAAAACGTTGTCGCCATTACTTTTTATTAAGAAAATGAGCTGCAATCCGCTGATATACATGGGCtttttttaaaaaaaattacgcTGTCTCATCTACATTCAAAAACAAACCCGACGCCCCTGGTCTCATGGGTAGACTACTAAACTTGAAACAAATTGTCTGTAGAAGTGTGGTGACATCAATGTCACTGGTCAAAATATTGGTTGTTGTCAAAATATCGGTTGTGGGCAAATACCGCTAATGTAAAATCAGTTTTCTGATTAGGTTTTATTAATCAAGAAAAAAGACAGTGAGTGTTTCTGGGCAAAACTGGACGTGAAGACTACAATTCCAACAAACCAACGGGGCAGATTAACGTTTTAGACATGCGTACTTTAACACAGACGCTAGTGAACTGGAGTAATCGCCATAACTGGCACCAGGGAAAGGTTTAGATCCGCGGTAAGTTTCTTTAAAGCATTTCATGGTTTGTTGAATGAGGGTATTTTAGTCGTCAAGTAACTGTATCTACGTGTTACATTTAAACAGACTTGTGCGTTAAACCTTTTTCAAATGTGGTGGCCCGGCTAAAAGTGCTAGGACACGCCTATGCTGTCTGGAAGCGGGCCCCGTCTAAAGGAACAGGCAGGCAATAATATTTGAGTAGAGTATTTTTAGTACTCAGTTAGAATAGCACGTGCCAAAGAATTATTTTGGTTGTCACGAGAAATGTTTTAACCCCGACATCAAATAGCATTTTATTTCGTAACTGCTTGATATTTAGACATTTAATAGCGTTGCTGCCGCCTATTAACA
Proteins encoded in this region:
- the tsnaxip1 gene encoding translin-associated factor X-interacting protein 1 isoform X1 — its product is MAGLHHGIRHTEMSTQKETRLPPISVPGRQSCKYQRDSGSSQGKTRLTAEERGAAKRTASITRVNWTSSYLSTWPAHIASQLVQSGRTHGAGGKIRNHGCGDEFGGQVAKPKFLQQLEGYLRRELQAIDPQAPQVQERKLQAYREVFDCFIEDFKTYKPLLSAIKNEYEVTLAYLRDQVRELQPLRARLVMVSEECERRIMGLREEERSEIRALKQERLRLQKVMENMKEKHCAMRAEVSSLQDELAAQYLMYREERDARKLLITNLSSTSCGGEEQEADEEQQSELESKDPVQVELCLRVCREDLTRAQVELNRLHAEYGDVVPRRDWESLEHTHHESLIKIETLQADYEQMRHEYDTLLELHRQMTSDRDGLQNELDRFRKSSTPRPLWNKCAEAVGGAERWAELSHNQSSQRRLEILLEQLVGNTSEPKEFFTGLGGGAEVPVYLRYEGNLKNLHLQKADVHRVIREAWKEKVTEDEKSDKSSDLGEFLHRHLERQHREQAGDWAYSLMESFHQHSNDDVINLFYLILTGKVDESVYHGQTHLLSNLLKVLIKTDTSGSGSLTLQEFREALRMAFPLKTDLDVEEMLSVAQQEQDSSSIGTINYQKLLMEDSDGKHRDFLTLVRRQSEREKQQYVSQLKSQLGGREELTVADLRSAFRSIDPSLDSTTLDWNLTMAFQCTPEQLEKQTAPVETEQLLQRLLVANVTRAGVQTPQD
- the tsnaxip1 gene encoding translin-associated factor X-interacting protein 1 isoform X3, whose amino-acid sequence is MKWQASTMGSDTLRQSCKYQRDSGSSQGKTRLTAEERGAAKRTASITRVNWTSSYLSTWPAHIASQLVQSGRTHGAGGKIRNHGCGDEFGGQVAKPKFLQQLEGYLRRELQAIDPQAPQVQERKLQAYREVFDCFIEDFKTYKPLLSAIKNEYEVTLAYLRDQVRELQPLRARLVMVSEECERRIMGLREEERSEIRALKQERLRLQKVMENMKEKHCAMRAEVSSLQDELAAQYLMYREERDARKLLITNLSSTSCGGEEQEADEEQQSELESKDPVQVELCLRVCREDLTRAQVELNRLHAEYGDVVPRRDWESLEHTHHESLIKIETLQADYEQMRHEYDTLLELHRQMTSDRDGLQNELDRFRKSSTPRPLWNKCAEAVGGAERWAELSHNQSSQRRLEILLEQLVGNTSEPKEFFTGLGGGAEVPVYLRYEGNLKNLHLQKADVHRVIREAWKEKVTEDEKSDKSSDLGEFLHRHLERQHREQAGDWAYSLMESFHQHSNDDVINLFYLILTGKVDESVYHGQTHLLSNLLKVLIKTDTSGSGSLTLQEFREALRMAFPLKTDLDVEEMLSVAQQEQDSSSIGTINYQKLLMEDSDGKHRDFLTLVRRQSEREKQQYVSQLKSQLGGREELTVADLRSAFRSIDPSLDSTTLDWNLTMAFQCTPEQLEKQTAPVETEQLLQRLLVANVTRAGVQTPQD
- the tsnaxip1 gene encoding translin-associated factor X-interacting protein 1 isoform X4, with the translated sequence MGSDTLRCRHRKKQDYHLYQCQEDNRVNWTSSYLSTWPAHIASQLVQSGRTHGAGGKIRNHGCGDEFGGQVAKPKFLQQLEGYLRRELQAIDPQAPQVQERKLQAYREVFDCFIEDFKTYKPLLSAIKNEYEVTLAYLRDQVRELQPLRARLVMVSEECERRIMGLREEERSEIRALKQERLRLQKVMENMKEKHCAMRAEVSSLQDELAAQYLMYREERDARKLLITNLSSTSCGGEEQEADEEQQSELESKDPVQVELCLRVCREDLTRAQVELNRLHAEYGDVVPRRDWESLEHTHHESLIKIETLQADYEQMRHEYDTLLELHRQMTSDRDGLQNELDRFRKSSTPRPLWNKCAEAVGGAERWAELSHNQSSQRRLEILLEQLVGNTSEPKEFFTGLGGGAEVPVYLRYEGNLKNLHLQKADVHRVIREAWKEKVTEDEKSDKSSDLGEFLHRHLERQHREQAGDWAYSLMESFHQHSNDDVINLFYLILTGKVDESVYHGQTHLLSNLLKVLIKTDTSGSGSLTLQEFREALRMAFPLKTDLDVEEMLSVAQQEQDSSSIGTINYQKLLMEDSDGKHRDFLTLVRRQSEREKQQYVSQLKSQLGGREELTVADLRSAFRSIDPSLDSTTLDWNLTMAFQCTPEQLEKQTAPVETEQLLQRLLVANVTRAGVQTPQD
- the tsnaxip1 gene encoding translin-associated factor X-interacting protein 1 isoform X2, coding for MSTQKETRLPPISVPGRQSCKYQRDSGSSQGKTRLTAEERGAAKRTASITRVNWTSSYLSTWPAHIASQLVQSGRTHGAGGKIRNHGCGDEFGGQVAKPKFLQQLEGYLRRELQAIDPQAPQVQERKLQAYREVFDCFIEDFKTYKPLLSAIKNEYEVTLAYLRDQVRELQPLRARLVMVSEECERRIMGLREEERSEIRALKQERLRLQKVMENMKEKHCAMRAEVSSLQDELAAQYLMYREERDARKLLITNLSSTSCGGEEQEADEEQQSELESKDPVQVELCLRVCREDLTRAQVELNRLHAEYGDVVPRRDWESLEHTHHESLIKIETLQADYEQMRHEYDTLLELHRQMTSDRDGLQNELDRFRKSSTPRPLWNKCAEAVGGAERWAELSHNQSSQRRLEILLEQLVGNTSEPKEFFTGLGGGAEVPVYLRYEGNLKNLHLQKADVHRVIREAWKEKVTEDEKSDKSSDLGEFLHRHLERQHREQAGDWAYSLMESFHQHSNDDVINLFYLILTGKVDESVYHGQTHLLSNLLKVLIKTDTSGSGSLTLQEFREALRMAFPLKTDLDVEEMLSVAQQEQDSSSIGTINYQKLLMEDSDGKHRDFLTLVRRQSEREKQQYVSQLKSQLGGREELTVADLRSAFRSIDPSLDSTTLDWNLTMAFQCTPEQLEKQTAPVETEQLLQRLLVANVTRAGVQTPQD